The genomic window CGGGGCCCTTCTGCACTGCTGTGGGTTGCCGTGGCGCTGGTCCCGGCAGTTTCCGTTCGTCCGAGGAGGGGCGCAGTCTCCATTCGTCCGAGGAGGGGAGGAGGCCGGGGAGAGCGGCATCGGGGGGACAGCCGCTCCCCCCGCTGAGAACCGGTCCGCCCGGTACCGTGCCGCCTCGGGGGAGGATGGGCCGCACGGGACCCCGCAGTGGGGGCCGGTTCCTCACCCTTCGGATTCCTGCCGGATCCTCCGGGTTCACCTCCCATGCTGCGCCTGCGGGCACCCTTACCGGGCCTGTCCAAGGGCCCGGATCTCCGGGCCCTTGGTCCATAAAGGCTCGGTTAGACTCACGCGACTCGCAGGGGCCGCAGGGGAGGCAGGTTCGATGGTGGAAACGAAGAAGATCGCCCTCTACATAGTCGTGGTCTTCGTGCTGTACACGATCATCAACTCCCCCGACCGCGCCGCCGAGCTGGTCGAGGTAGGGTTCGAAGGGATTTCGAGCGCCGCTCAAGGCGTCGGAGAGTTCATGACCGAGCTCGTCAACTGAGGCACGCCCGAGCCATGCCGTGTCCGAGGCACGCACCGCCCGGGACAGGCATCTCGCTCGGCGCCCATCGCCCGGGGCCCGCGACCGCTCGGTCAGTCGACACGAGGAGCCTCCCTTGATCCGCCATCTGGTCCTGCTCAAGCTCAACGAGGGCGTCGGCCGTGACGAGCCCCGGGTCGTCGCCGGCGCCGAGGCGTTCCAGGAGCTCGGCGGCACCATCCCCGAACTGGAGTTCTGGGAGTGCGCCTGGAACATCACCGACCGGCCGATCGCCTATGACTTCGCGATCAACTCGGCCGTCGCGGACCAGGACGCCCTGAAGCGCTATCTCGAACACCCCGCCCACCAGGCTGCCGCCGGACGGTGGCGTGAATTCGCCACGTGGGTGATCGCCGACTACGAGTTCTGAACCACCCGCCGCCCCTGGCGCTCGGGCCCCCCGCCGCAAACGGCAGGGGGCCCTTATTGCTTACCCCCCAACTTGCCCTCAACACGGCGTTATACGGTGCTTGCACACAGTGGACATGTCTTGTGATGCTATGACCGCTTTTGACGGATGAGTTGACCGAGATCGATCCGCTGTTCGAACCGCGAAGGGGTGGCGTGACCGTGCCGGCCAGTACAGCGCCTCAAGTGCCGCCCCAGAACGACGTGCCGCTCCAGGACGAGACCGATGCCCCTGCCGCGGCCGCTGCCGGCCGGCCGGGGAGCCGGGGCGCGGACACCAGGGCGCTCACTCAGGTGCTGTTCGCCCAGCTCAAGGAGTTGGAGCCGGGCACCCCCGAGCACACACGGGTGCGCGCCGCGCTGATCGAGGCGAACCTGCCGCTGGTGCGGTACGCGGCCGCCCGCTTCCGCAGCCGCAACGAGCCCATGGAGGACGTGGTCCAGGTCGGCACGATCGGCCTGATCAACGCGATCGACCGGTTCGACCCGGACCGCGGGGTGCAGTTCCCTACGTTCGCGATGCCGACCGTCGTCGGCGAGATCAAACGATACTTCCGGGACAACGTACGGACCGTGCACGTCCCGCGCCGGCTGCACGAGCTGTGGGTACAGGTCAACGGCGCGACCGAGGACCTGACCACGGCGCACGGCCGCTCCCCGACGACCGCGGAGATCGCCGAGCGGCTGAAGATCTCCGAGGACGAGGTCCTCGCCTGCATCGAGGCCGGACGGTCGTACCACGCGACCTCACTGGAGGCCGCGCAGGAGGGCGACGGACTGCCGGGGCTGCTGGACCGGCTCGGCTACGAGGACCCGGCGCTCGCCGGGGTCGAGCACCGGGATCTCGTACGCCATCTGCTCGTACAGCTGCCCGAACGGGAGCAGCGGATCCTGCTGCTCCGGTACTACAGCAATCTGACGCAGTCCCAGATCAGCGCGGAGCTGGGAGTGTCCCAGATGCATGTGTCAAGGCTCCTCGCCCGGAGCTTCGCGCGACTGCGATCCGCAAACAGGATCGAGGCGTAACCGAAACGGGTAGACCCCTTTCGGCCCACTTCGGCTTGCGCAAAAGCCGCAGACCCCCTTTTTCCTGCGGCGATCTGACGCTCCGTTGTCGACAAGTCACTACAGCGTGTTGCCGACATGTGACATTCTGCGGGAACGGCGTTTGCCGCGGCCCCGCCGCCGGTATTCAGGTGGAGGCTGCGTTCCTCCGATGGTCGCGGCCCACGTGACCGTCCGCGACCTCACAGGGGGTGGCATGTCCGCAGAACAGGGCAGCTCGAAGGTGCTCACGCTCACAAAGAGCGCTCCCTCCACCCAGGGCGCTCCCGCATCCGACGCCCTCCCGGAGCCCGCTGCCGTGGACCTGCCCACGGCTGCGGCCCTGGACGCGCCCGGCACCCCGGGGGCCATCGACACCCGCACGCTCTCGCGCTCGCTCTTCCTGCGGCTGGCCACGCTCGACCAGGACAGCCCGGAGCGTACGTACGTACGCGACACCCTCATCGAGCTCAACCTGCCGCTGGTGCGGTACGCGGCCGCCCGCTTCCGCAGCCGCAACGAGCCCATGGAGGACATCGTCCAGGTCGGCACGATCGGCCTGATCAAGGCGATCGACCGGTTCGACTGCGAACGGGGCGTGGAGTTCCCGACGTTCGCGATGCCGACCGTCGTCGGCGAGATCAAGCGCTTCTTCCGGGACACCAGTTGGTCGGTCCGTGTGCCGCGCCGGCTCCAGGAGCTGCGCCTCGCCCTGACCAAGGCCAGCGACGAACTCGCCCAGAAGCTCGACCGCTCGCCCACGGTCCCCGAACTCGCCGCCGTGCTCGACGTCTCGGAGGAGGACGTGGTCGACGGCCTCGCCGTCGGCAACGCCTACACCGCGTCCTCGCTCGACTCCCCCTCCCCCGAGGACGACGGCGGCGAGGG from Streptomyces sp. FIT100 includes these protein-coding regions:
- a CDS encoding Dabb family protein → MIRHLVLLKLNEGVGRDEPRVVAGAEAFQELGGTIPELEFWECAWNITDRPIAYDFAINSAVADQDALKRYLEHPAHQAAAGRWREFATWVIADYEF
- a CDS encoding RNA polymerase sigma factor SigF codes for the protein MPASTAPQVPPQNDVPLQDETDAPAAAAAGRPGSRGADTRALTQVLFAQLKELEPGTPEHTRVRAALIEANLPLVRYAAARFRSRNEPMEDVVQVGTIGLINAIDRFDPDRGVQFPTFAMPTVVGEIKRYFRDNVRTVHVPRRLHELWVQVNGATEDLTTAHGRSPTTAEIAERLKISEDEVLACIEAGRSYHATSLEAAQEGDGLPGLLDRLGYEDPALAGVEHRDLVRHLLVQLPEREQRILLLRYYSNLTQSQISAELGVSQMHVSRLLARSFARLRSANRIEA
- a CDS encoding RNA polymerase sigma factor SigF, which produces MSAEQGSSKVLTLTKSAPSTQGAPASDALPEPAAVDLPTAAALDAPGTPGAIDTRTLSRSLFLRLATLDQDSPERTYVRDTLIELNLPLVRYAAARFRSRNEPMEDIVQVGTIGLIKAIDRFDCERGVEFPTFAMPTVVGEIKRFFRDTSWSVRVPRRLQELRLALTKASDELAQKLDRSPTVPELAAVLDVSEEDVVDGLAVGNAYTASSLDSPSPEDDGGEGSLADRLGYEDSALEGVEYRESLKPLLAKLPPRERQIIMLRFFANMTQSQIGEEVGISQMHVSRLLTRTLAQLREGLIAD